One Ranitomeya variabilis isolate aRanVar5 chromosome 4, aRanVar5.hap1, whole genome shotgun sequence genomic window, GCGCAGAGTTTGCAGAAGTGTTCCTTTAATAGCAGCCTTTCTCTACAGTCATCTTTCTGTCCTATTTCAGATAACGTGAAAGCTCTGTTTAAGCGAGGACGAGCACACGCTGCTGTTTGGAATGCATCAGAAGCGGAGCAAGACTTTTCACGGGCTGTTGAACTGGACCCATCCCTTGCCCCCCTAGTTGCTAAAGAGTTGAAGAAGCTCGAGGTGCGTTTAAGTGAAAAAGATGAAGAGGACAAAGCCAGATTTCGAGGCATCTTCAAATGACTGCTCCAGCAGGCTCCATCATATCTAGGTCAATGCTCCATTCTCAACCTGTGACTTGCACAATATACCTGTGGCCTTCAAGCCATTCTGTCTGCTAAACCACATCTTCTGCTGAGTGGCAGATCAACGCATGAATTATGGTTTGATTGTATTTCTAGATACAATAACGGCAGAGTTCAGCAATGGCTGCTACTTCAGACAAAAGGAAAATTGGAAGTATTGCTCTACCATGTTCCAATAACAGCTGGACACAAACCTAGTCCCTCCTAGTAGAAACGCACAATTGTGTCACCAAGAGTAACTTTATTTgcttacatatataatatatatataaaaagtggaAAGTGTTAACAAAGTGCTAAGTCGGGAGATGGTCACGTACGTGCGTTGCGCTCTGTTTCGGCGAGGCATTCTCTCACTAGAGCCCTGGCATGAATGATACCTGCGGTGATACAACATACAGATTAGTGACCAGGGCACATGCTTCCACTCCTTTTAGTTTCTACCTTAGTTTTTATACGCACCTCTTTTTAACCTCTCCATTGCACTTTTGCTCCCAGCGTAAGTCGGTCTGATCTCTCTCCCCATCTCTTCAATGACCGACAGCAGATCGCTATAAGTCCCCTGGGACACGGCCTGTGATACGGCGGGCTTCACTCCCTGGTAATAGAGATTGCATTTTTACATCCCTCCCATGCTAATGTCACCTCACCCTGCTCACACATTAATATTTTGTATTGTTTGTATATTTATATCACTGCATGCAAACCTGTGTACTCAATAAATGAAATGTTACATCTCCCTGTAGTAGTAATTACAATTCTTTGCCTGCAGATATCGCTACAAATGCACACAGGGCAAATGTGTGAAACATGACTGTCTATGGGCACATAGTTTGGCAccgaggctatgttcccacaatgagcattTGGCCAGTTTTTAatgtttctgcacctattaggttaATTGTATTTACCGTGCTGTGGGTTTTTAATTTTGGTATGCCATTTTAAATAAAGCAGCTTTGTTTTGATACTTTTTAAGATTTTTGATTAGTGGGGCGTTTTTACCTGTGGTTTCTCCACATCTCATGCAATTCAATGAGGGAAGTTGGCACATAACTCACTGACATGCTGTAAGACACTAAGTGTAACTctcagagtcgtggagtcggagtccattttggtggagtcggtgtcatggaaattgaggagtcaggtttggcttaccgacttcacagccctggtCAGAGAATTAAAAGCTCATGCCCTAGTAGACCTACTGTAAAGGTGGAACATTTCAGGCTAGAAATGAAGCTGGTGACTTTTGTGGGCTTTTATGAAAGAAGCGTAGTCCGATTATGTCACAGACTACCATAAACTACATTGCCACACAGAAACCCCCCTCTACATGCAAGCACCACAGGTCTGATTCTGCAGCCATGTCTCTGGTCGGAATACTGTAATGCTTGATCTACATTCTGTAGCATTCAGCTGCTTTTGGTTGGGTCCTGCTCCTCCTTGTCCACTTTCCTTGCTCCAGGCCTATGCACTGCATACATGACACATTCTCTCACCTGAATAAAGCCCATAGAAGGGGGTCCAAAGTCACTGAAGATGGGTCGGAAAGAAGAGATTGAAACGACTCCTGATGGAGAAGAAACTGCGGCTCCTGGCACTGCAAACCACATCAGATGAGGGGATGAGATGTTTATGGCTGCACACAACTAGCAATCCACAGTATAAAGCAAGTTACAGGGGGACACAAACAGTGACAATGTTGGCATTCATAGATGTAGATGGAAAAAGATTTGTGACAGAAAGGTAAAAGGATTACTCCAACAGCAGGAAATAGAGACATACATAACAGCGTACTCAACAATGTCTGCGGTGAGCCTTATATAAAGGAATGGTCTAAACCAAGTCATAAGCGCAATCCAGCACACAGAGAAAATTGCCCATGGCGCTCATCTCGGTACTGCATCACACCAATGTAATGGGAAGAGGGAAAAATCAACAATACAAGCACCATAAGGGTTAACAAATAATTGCTGGAAATGCACAATTAAGAATCACAAAGTTGCCTTTACAAACAGGCAGCAGCCCTGGTGCTCTCAGAATGTTTGTGTATTACATGGATAGCCATTCATCTGCAGGAACACCTGATCCCCAAAGGGTTAAAGAGGCTGAGCCCATGTGATGGATGGGAACAATAGCCAACCATCTAGTGTCCATGGCTTATGTCCCATGAGCACAGTACATGTAGTGCCAAGTAAGGGCTCGGATCACTTCACAGAAGATCATGATGGCTCTCCATTAATCACGTGACTGACACATGACTCAATGTAAGGGCACCATGTGATCTACCATGAAGGCACATCCTGTTATTTACGAGGGAACCTTTACatttatatatgcaaattgcctcttctgaggaaaagaggacttaaactctatagcgccacctgttggaagtagcgatcctacaagtcacaatcaaccctttaacgagtcgtgcaatatgacttaggataaaagccaaatcagtatctcagttcgcagacatggtgtttcgggactgttggccctcgtcagtgcgaagcatgagaactgatttggctaggtgagaggctctggactggggtctaaggggtaacgtttctccttacggggagtgacataccagctggcttgtcaaggtaaggagacttattcgccgtgcaatgctcctctgggaaattaaatatgcaaattgcctcttctgaggaaaagaggccttaaactctatagcgccacctgttggaagtagcgatcctatagTGAGCAAAAAtggtctgtcagcacagaatgactgtccaGACAttaatacaccttcccacctgcttgtttccccTCTATCTCCACCCTCTCTCCTGTGATTGACAGCTCTTGCCTCAGAGCCAGAAGTAGGTGGGTACATGCACTTCAAATACTTGCACCCGCCACAGTGCACCAAGTGTGTGTACATTGTGTACcgccattctgtgctgacagagtccctttaataagaACCTGTCACTTGAGTCATGATGCCCACACCACAGGCAGCACGATAGGTATGGTTTTCTCCAAACCACTCAGGCATGTGTAGTCTAATGATCTGGCTGGGTACCATAGGGGACAAGGCTAGCCCAACATAGACACTGGCCGGCTATCTGTCAGAGTGATGCAGAGAGAATCCTGCTGGGCTAGTCTTTCCCTATTGTCCCCAGATGGATCTTCAATCTCAGCTTCCCCTGCAGTCAGACCAATAAAGGCTCCTGGAATTCAGGCAGTAAGAACTGACCGGTCCCATCTATTAGGTGAGGGTCTCAAAGAGGGTCTGGGGGGCAGAACTCCATAGATTCCCATTCTCTAGCAGTGTATGGTAAGGTGGGACTCTATAATGTCAGCAGCCCCCATTCTGCCAGCAGGAGAGCCCAGGATAAGCTTTCCCATTCTCTGGCAGTGTATGGTAAGGTGGGACTCTATGTCAGCAGCCCCCATTCTGCCAGCAGGAGAGCCCAGGATAAGCTTTCCCATTCTCTGGCAGTGTATGGTAAGGTGGGACTCTATGATGTCAGCAGCCCCCATTCTGCCAGCAGGAGAGCCCAGGATAAGCTTTCCCATTCCCTAGCAGTGTATGGTAAGGTGGGACTCCATGATGTCAGCAGCCCCCATTCTGCCAGCAGGAGAGCCCAGGATAAGCTTTCCCATTCTCTAGCAGTGTATGGTAAGGTGGGACTCTATAATGTCAGCAGCCCCCATTCTGCCAGCAGGAGAGCCCAGGATAAGCTTTCCCATTCTCTAGCAGTGTATGGTAAGGTGGGACTCTATAATGTCAGCAGCCCCCATTCTGCCAGCAGGAGAGCCCAGGATAAGCTTTCCCATTCTCTAGCAGTGTATGGTAAGGTGGGACTCTATAATGTCAGCAGCCCCCATTCTGCCAGCAGGAGAGCCCAGGATAAGCTTTCCCATTCTCTAGCAGTGTATGGTAAGGTGGGACTCTATGATGTCAGCAGCCCCCCATTCTGCCAGCAGGAGAGCCCAGGATAAGCTTTCCCATTCTCTAGCAGTGTATGGTAAGGTGGGACTCTAATGTCAGCAGCCCCCCATTCTGCCAGCAGGAGAGCCCAGGATAAGCTTTCCCATTCTCCGGCAGTGTATGGTAAGGTGGGACTCCATGATGTCAGCAGCCCCCATTCTGCCAGCAGGAGAGCCCAGGATAAGCTTTCCCATTCTCTAGCAGTGTATGGTAAGGTGGGACTCTATAATGTCAGCAGCCCCCATTCTGCCAGCAGGAGAGCCCAGGATAAGCTTTCCCATTCTCCGGCAGTGTATGGTAAGGTGGGACTCTATGATGTCAGCAGCCCCCCATTCTGCCAGCAGGAGAGCCCAGGATAAGCTTTCCCATTCTCTAGCAGTGTATGGTAAGGTGGGACTCTATAATGTCAGCAGCCCCCATTCTGCCAGCAGGAGAGCCCAGGATAAGCTTTCCCATTCTCTAGCAGTGTATGGTAAGGTGGGACTCTATAATGTCAGCAGCCCCCATTCTGCCAGCAGGAGAGCCCAGGATAAGCTTTCCCATTCTCCGGCAGTGTATGGTAAGGTGGGACTCTATGATGTCAGCAGCCCCCATTCTGCCAGCAGGAGAGCCCAGGATAAGCTTTCCCATTCTCTGGCAGTGTATGGTAAGGTGGGACTCCATGATGTCCGCAGCCCCCATTCTGCCAGCAGGAGAGCCCAGGATAAGCTTTCCCATTCTCTGGCAGTGTATGGCAAGGTGGGACTCCATGATGTCAGCAGCCCCCATTCTGCCAGCAGGAGAGCCCAGGATAAGCTTTCCCATTCTCTGGCAGTGTATGGTAAGGTGGGACTCTATGATGTCAGCAGCCCCCATTCTGCCAGCAGGAGAGCCCAGGATAAGCTTTCCCATTCTCTGGCAGTGTATGGCAAGGTGGGACTCCATGATGTCAGCAGCCCCCATTCTGCCAGCAGGAGAGCCCAGGATAAGCTTTCCCATTCTCTAGCAGTGTATGGTAAGGTGGGACTCTATAATGTCAGCAGCCCCCATTCTGCCAGCAGGAAAGCCCAGGATAAGCTTTCCCATTCTCCGGCAGTGTATGGTAAGGTGGGACTCCATGATGTCAGCAGCCCCCATTCTGCCAGCAGGAGAGCCCAGGATAAGCTTTCCCATTCTCCGGCAGTGTATGGTAAGGTGGGACTCTATGATGTCAGCAGCCCCCATTCTGCCAGCAGGAGAGCCCAGGATAAGCTTTCCCATTCTCTAGCAGTGTATGGTAAGGTGGGACTCTATAATATCAGCAGCCCCCATTCTGCCAGCAGGAGAGCCCAGGATAAGCTTTCCCATTCTCCGGCAGTGTATGGTAAGGTGGGACTCTATGATGTCAGCAGCCCCCATTCTGCCAGCAGGAGAGCCCAGGATAAGCTTTCCCATTCTCTGGCAGTGTATGGCAAGGTGGGACTCCATGATGTCAGCAGCCCCCATTCTGCCAGCAGGAGAGCCCAGGATAAGCTTTCCCATTCTCTAGCAGTGTATGGTAAGGTGGGACTCTATAATGTCAGCAGCCCCCATTCTGCCAGCAGGAAAGCCCAGGATAAGCTTTCCCATTCTCCGGCAGTGTATGGTAAGGTGGGACTCCATGATGTCAGCAGCCCCCATTCTGCCAGCAGGAGAGCCCAGGATAAGCTTTCCCATTCTCCGGCAGTGTATGGTAAGGTGGGACTCTATGATGTCAGCAGCCCCCATTCTGCCAGCAGGAGAGCCCAGGATAAGCTTTCCCATTCTCTAGCAGTGTATGGCAAGGTGGGACTCTATGATGTCAGCAGCCCCCCATTCTGCCAGCAGGAGAGCCCAGGATAAGCTTTCCCATCCCCTAGCAGTGTATGGTAAGGTGGGACTCTATGATGTCAGCAGCCCCCATTCTGCCAGCAGGAGAGCCCAGGATAAGCTTTCCCATTCTCCGGCAGTGTATGGTAAGGTGGGACTCTATAATATCAGCAGCCCCCATTCTGCCAGCAGGAGAGCCCAGGATAAGCTTTCCCATTCTCCGGCAGTGTATGGTAAGGTGGGACTCTATGATGTCAGCAGCCCCCATTAGAGAGAAGCATGGAGCCCTCCAGCCAGAAATAACCCTGCACAGGGGATGTGAAGCACACACAGTGGGCGCCCCTTCTCCACAGAGGCGGGTGGTCTGGGAGAGCACGGGACATACAGATGGCAGGCGGTTACCGGGGGTGACGGGGGTGCCCGGGGCGCTGCTGCTTCCTGGCGGTGCCGGGGCGATGGGTTTATACGACATGCTTCCCGGTGACTGGCAGCGGCTGCGGATTGGCTGCTCACAGGAAATGAAGTCTCCTCCCGGCTGCTCCTCCCCCGGGCGCTGCACGGTGCGGTCTCCCGGAATAGCCCGGCTCCGGTTCACGTCCCTCACGGCTTATTAGCTGCCCAGTTACTAGCGGTAACAGCCGCCGACTCGTCGTACAAGTCCGCTCAGCCCTCCCGCTTTCCCGGCCACGTCCCGCCAGACAGCTTCCCTCCCGACGTGCACTGCTTCCCGGTCCAGAAGATAATGGCGCCGGACCGCTCTCAACCCCCTCACCTCAACTCACCCGGCTTCAGCAGCCCTTACGTATCCTGACGTCATGACGCAGCATGCCGGCCGACAAGCCACGCCCCTTAGGGTCGCCGCTGCTGCCACTATTCCCCTGAGTGACCCGGGCGGGCGGGAAAAGTGTCAGGGCTATTGTGTGGCCGCTGTATGAGCGCGTCCCTGGCTGTCAGTGGCGGGAATATTGCGGTTTCTATGGTAACAGACACCTGTACAGGCTGTATACTACACAGTTTGTTtacagtctgttaccatggagacacatcggTCTGCATAAGTGCTGTAAACACAGATAATTTTTAATGCACACTCTTGGCTTCATTTTCATGTTCTTTATTGTTTCTCTTCACATCAGCCAATAGAAAGCGTCCCTCTGGGTGACAGGTAGCCGCCATGTCTTCTGGGCCAGTCTTTCATGTGGTTTTCGTCTCTGGCTTATAAGAGCGCCTTGGCCAATGTATCAGAGAGGCTACGCTAGTGCCCAGCGGGAAGCCACGGGTCGGGCACTAATATATGGCATCTTGGCCACAAGGCCGGTACTCGGATATGAATGACTAGGGGAATCATTTTGGGTT contains:
- the CDK2AP2 gene encoding cyclin-dependent kinase 2-associated protein 2 isoform X2: MWFAVPGAAVSSPSGVVSISSFRPIFSDFGPPSMGFIQGVKPAVSQAVSQGTYSDLLSVIEEMGREIRPTYAGSKSAMERLKRGIIHARALVRECLAETERNART
- the CDK2AP2 gene encoding cyclin-dependent kinase 2-associated protein 2 isoform X1, producing MSYKPIAPAPPGSSSAPGTPVTPVPGAAVSSPSGVVSISSFRPIFSDFGPPSMGFIQGVKPAVSQAVSQGTYSDLLSVIEEMGREIRPTYAGSKSAMERLKRGIIHARALVRECLAETERNART
- the CDK2AP2 gene encoding cyclin-dependent kinase 2-associated protein 2 isoform X3, with amino-acid sequence MGFIQGVKPAVSQAVSQGTYSDLLSVIEEMGREIRPTYAGSKSAMERLKRGIIHARALVRECLAETERNART